Proteins co-encoded in one Metabacillus sp. KUDC1714 genomic window:
- a CDS encoding YesL family protein gives MSHLFNLDGRLFGFLSRAIDLVILNFIFLLFCMPIITIGASITALYSVLIKMVRDEDKYVVKSFILSFKKNFTQSTIIWFILLAAGSILLANFLLLGSLSGVPKLFFVSMLIMFGFVYLCILLFIFPYMARYEDTIKKSLLNSLLIGLSNFPYFLLLSFLFVVPVIFIFSSSIGFLSGLYFGTFGGIALLCFINSSIFNKAFSKYET, from the coding sequence TTGAGCCATTTATTTAATTTAGATGGACGATTATTTGGATTTTTATCAAGAGCAATAGACCTAGTAATTTTAAACTTTATATTCTTACTTTTTTGTATGCCTATCATAACCATTGGTGCTTCAATCACTGCTTTATATTCTGTATTAATAAAAATGGTAAGAGATGAAGATAAGTATGTTGTTAAAAGTTTCATATTATCTTTTAAAAAGAATTTTACCCAAAGTACAATTATTTGGTTCATTTTGTTAGCCGCTGGATCTATCCTTCTTGCGAATTTCCTTCTTTTGGGAAGTCTAAGTGGAGTGCCAAAGCTTTTTTTTGTAAGCATGTTAATAATGTTTGGTTTTGTTTATCTTTGCATCTTGCTTTTTATTTTTCCTTATATGGCTAGATATGAAGATACTATTAAAAAGTCACTATTAAATTCATTATTGATCGGTCTATCTAATTTTCCCTATTTTCTATTATTATCATTTCTTTTCGTCGTTCCAGTTATTTTTATTTTTTCTTCATCCATAGGATTCTTATCAGGGTTATATTTTGGAACTTTCGGGGGAATTGCATTACTTTGTTTTATTAATTCATCTATCTTTAATAAAGCTTTTTCAAAATATGAGACATAG
- a CDS encoding LacI family DNA-binding transcriptional regulator has product MVTIADIAKMAGVAKSTVSRYLNGGSVSQATKQKIEKIIEKTDYVPNSFAQSLKARMTNLIGVVVPRLDSYTASRTMIGIDDQLRELNLKMIVANSSLSVEREIENIYSLAKQKVAGLILLATEITDAHLEAFKKINIPILVVGQKHKDIHCLIHNDEQGAYELGKYVVSKGHKKIAFLGVTEKDIAVGFKRKEGFKKAIMEGWNSSIQYYETTFNSDDAREMAKEIIDNFNPSIIVCATDNIALGVMKAAHQNGLRIPNDLSITGFGGYSVSEYTNPGLTTVKFNYKLAGQIAARKINDLICKKDIERCTVLDFEILKRESVDKI; this is encoded by the coding sequence ATGGTTACTATAGCAGATATTGCAAAAATGGCTGGGGTCGCAAAAAGTACTGTATCAAGGTATTTAAATGGTGGCTCTGTGAGTCAGGCTACTAAACAAAAAATAGAGAAGATCATTGAAAAGACTGACTATGTCCCAAATTCTTTTGCGCAAAGTCTTAAAGCAAGAATGACAAATTTAATCGGTGTAGTTGTACCACGACTTGATTCCTATACTGCTTCAAGAACAATGATAGGGATTGACGATCAACTTAGAGAGTTAAACTTAAAGATGATTGTTGCCAACTCTAGTTTAAGTGTCGAGAGAGAAATTGAAAACATCTACAGTCTAGCCAAACAAAAAGTTGCTGGATTAATTTTATTGGCTACTGAGATTACTGATGCTCATTTAGAAGCATTTAAAAAAATAAACATTCCAATTTTAGTTGTTGGTCAAAAACATAAAGATATACATTGTTTAATTCATAACGATGAACAGGGAGCGTATGAATTAGGAAAGTATGTGGTTTCAAAAGGGCATAAAAAAATAGCTTTTTTAGGAGTGACAGAAAAAGATATCGCCGTTGGTTTTAAAAGAAAAGAAGGTTTTAAAAAAGCTATTATGGAAGGATGGAATAGTAGTATTCAGTACTATGAAACGACATTTAATAGTGATGATGCAAGGGAAATGGCCAAGGAGATAATTGACAACTTTAATCCATCTATTATTGTGTGTGCAACAGATAATATAGCACTTGGTGTAATGAAAGCAGCCCATCAAAATGGATTAAGGATACCTAATGATTTATCCATTACGGGTTTTGGAGGGTATAGCGTTTCTGAGTACACGAATCCAGGATTAACTACAGTTAAATTTAACTATAAGTTGGCAGGACAAATTGCGGCCCGAAAAATAAATGATCTAATATGTAAAAAGGATATTGAAAGGTGTACAGTCTTAGACTTTGAAATTTTG
- a CDS encoding type 2 periplasmic-binding domain-containing protein gives MLKKKLGLLLNVTLAASLIVGCSKDSSSSESKEDGTYKIATVRWSDWGDDFLKGFVEETEKEAGISIDWDIYLNSEWADKKSILMAGGDLPDAFWGSLALGDSDIAKNSGVFIPLEDLIEENMPNLKAAFDADPTLRAMVTSPDGHIYSLPKKLPLRPIAGNSLYINQKWLDNLGLSMPQTYEEFYNVLKAFKEEDANGNGDPNDEIAYQGDVMGFILPFGLPKGSYSTSMTVKDGKPIYIPTEDAYKDGIEWMHKAYTEGLIDQELFTQDTSMAEAKRKSEEGSLVGVSSGWTPDATFGPNAGEYAQIPALEGPNGERYVMTDAPVYSRNEFMITTKAENPAELLKWVDEFYTEDASIQTFYGSFGVGVEKGEDGTYKVLDAPEGESADIFAWINSFRDFGPKYVGEGFNEKVTLPTNGGDGLKLELDKQINKYAKEQYPNVVYTTEEMNRLSTLSTDIDSYVNSMQSKWVVEGGATKEWDSYISQLKQMGMDEYLDIQNKAFDRYQKSLVESK, from the coding sequence ATGCTTAAGAAAAAATTAGGATTGTTATTAAATGTTACTTTAGCAGCTAGTTTAATAGTAGGATGTAGTAAGGACTCATCTAGTTCGGAATCCAAAGAAGATGGAACCTATAAAATTGCGACAGTACGTTGGTCAGACTGGGGAGATGACTTTTTAAAAGGGTTTGTGGAAGAGACTGAAAAAGAAGCTGGAATTTCAATTGATTGGGATATTTATCTAAATAGTGAATGGGCAGACAAAAAATCTATCTTAATGGCTGGGGGAGATTTACCTGATGCATTTTGGGGTTCTTTGGCTCTAGGTGATTCAGATATTGCTAAGAACTCAGGCGTGTTTATTCCGTTAGAAGATTTGATTGAAGAGAATATGCCTAACTTAAAAGCTGCATTTGATGCAGATCCTACTTTACGTGCTATGGTTACATCTCCTGATGGACATATTTATAGTCTGCCAAAGAAACTACCATTAAGACCAATTGCAGGAAATTCATTGTACATCAATCAAAAATGGTTGGATAATTTAGGCTTATCAATGCCACAGACTTATGAAGAATTTTATAACGTTTTAAAAGCATTTAAAGAGGAAGATGCAAACGGAAACGGAGACCCTAATGATGAAATTGCTTATCAGGGTGATGTTATGGGGTTTATTTTACCATTTGGTTTACCTAAAGGTAGTTATTCAACTAGTATGACTGTAAAAGATGGAAAGCCAATCTATATCCCAACTGAAGATGCCTATAAAGATGGAATTGAGTGGATGCATAAAGCATATACAGAAGGGCTAATTGATCAAGAGCTATTTACGCAAGATACTTCTATGGCTGAAGCAAAACGGAAAAGTGAAGAAGGTTCCTTGGTTGGGGTATCATCTGGTTGGACGCCGGACGCAACATTTGGACCAAATGCAGGTGAGTATGCGCAAATACCTGCACTAGAAGGACCAAATGGAGAACGGTATGTAATGACAGATGCACCCGTTTATTCTAGAAATGAATTTATGATCACAACAAAAGCGGAGAATCCTGCTGAATTATTGAAATGGGTAGATGAATTTTACACAGAAGACGCAAGTATTCAAACCTTCTACGGTTCTTTCGGTGTTGGTGTTGAAAAAGGAGAAGACGGAACATACAAAGTCTTAGATGCTCCTGAAGGTGAATCAGCAGATATATTTGCATGGATTAACTCATTTCGAGATTTTGGTCCAAAATATGTCGGCGAAGGATTTAATGAAAAAGTAACACTTCCAACTAATGGTGGAGATGGATTGAAGCTTGAATTAGACAAACAAATTAATAAGTATGCAAAAGAACAATATCCTAATGTTGTTTATACAACTGAAGAAATGAACCGTTTAAGTACATTAAGTACAGACATTGATTCTTATGTGAATTCTATGCAATCTAAGTGGGTTGTTGAGGGTGGAGCTACAAAGGAGTGGGATTCATATATCTCTCAATTAAAACAAATGGGTATGGACGAATATTTGGATATTCAGAACAAAGCATTTGATAGATATCAAAAAAGTCTTGTGGAATCCAAATAA
- a CDS encoding carbohydrate ABC transporter permease, translating to MKKKFAKKSRTEKSWKDRIFDISVYGIAILMMVMIIYPLWFIVIASFSNPADIANGNVWFWPKEWKLDGYIELLKQEMIWRGYLNTIIYTIVGTFIALVVNIPAGYVLSRQDLFGRKLISTFYIIPMFIGGGLIPTYLVVKNFGLLDTFWVLVLPFSVSAFNIIIAKTFFKNSIPESLWEAAQIDGCGTIRYFLTMVLPLSKAILAVIGLWTAVGIWNSWFDAMIYISNESLQPLQLILRRILIANESLLGTASGDLASELRRLSEMMKYAAIVVSTLPIMCLYPFLQKYFNQGVMVGSIKE from the coding sequence ATGAAAAAGAAGTTTGCCAAAAAATCAAGAACTGAAAAGAGTTGGAAAGATAGAATTTTTGATATTTCGGTATATGGAATAGCGATACTGATGATGGTAATGATTATATATCCTCTATGGTTTATTGTAATCGCTTCATTTAGTAACCCTGCTGATATTGCAAACGGAAATGTGTGGTTTTGGCCAAAAGAGTGGAAACTAGATGGATATATTGAATTACTGAAACAAGAGATGATTTGGAGAGGATATCTAAATACAATTATCTACACGATTGTCGGAACGTTTATTGCATTGGTTGTGAACATACCAGCTGGATATGTTTTATCAAGGCAAGATTTATTTGGAAGAAAATTGATTTCCACCTTTTATATTATTCCCATGTTCATAGGTGGTGGTTTAATTCCAACTTATTTGGTAGTGAAAAATTTTGGCTTATTAGATACATTTTGGGTTTTGGTGTTACCTTTTTCTGTTTCAGCTTTTAACATTATCATTGCAAAAACATTCTTTAAAAACAGTATTCCTGAAAGTCTTTGGGAAGCAGCTCAGATTGATGGCTGTGGTACGATCAGATATTTTCTAACGATGGTGTTACCATTGTCAAAAGCAATTCTTGCAGTCATTGGGCTTTGGACAGCAGTAGGGATATGGAATTCTTGGTTTGATGCTATGATTTATATTTCAAACGAAAGTTTACAACCGCTACAACTGATACTACGAAGAATTTTGATAGCTAATGAATCGCTGCTTGGAACTGCATCAGGGGATCTAGCATCGGAATTAAGAAGATTATCAGAGATGATGAAATATGCAGCAATAGTCGTTTCCACTCTTCCAATTATGTGTTTATATCCATTTTTACAAAAGTATTTTAATCAAGGTGTTATGGTTGGTTCAATAAAAGAATAA
- a CDS encoding ABC transporter permease has protein sequence MENKVVTQTITNATVISNNSNTSKRLKQFKKSGPLYVLLLPSIILLICFTYLPMYGLIIAFKDYSPTLGILESPWVGLKHFIQFFNSYQFDLTIKNTLNISLYSILVGFPLPIALAILCNQLRIGMFKKVFQVTTYLPHFISTMVMCGMILIFLSPSNGLISNFLGLIGIEMPNVLSKASFFSSIYVWSDVWQHIGWDSIIYLAALSAINPTYYEAATMDGASKMQKILHIDIPLLLPTAMILLILRAGSLLSVGFEKVLLLQNPLNIAGSEVISTYVYKIGLQNFQYSLSTAIGLFNTVVNIVILLLVNWMSKKLTKTSLF, from the coding sequence TTGGAAAATAAAGTTGTTACTCAAACTATCACTAATGCAACAGTTATCTCGAACAATAGTAATACATCTAAAAGGCTGAAACAGTTTAAGAAAAGTGGACCATTATATGTTTTGTTGCTTCCTTCAATTATATTATTAATTTGTTTTACTTACCTACCTATGTATGGGTTAATAATCGCATTCAAAGATTATTCACCAACGTTAGGTATCTTAGAGAGCCCATGGGTAGGATTAAAGCACTTTATTCAATTTTTTAATTCTTACCAATTTGATCTCACAATAAAAAATACGTTAAATATCAGTTTATACAGTATTTTAGTGGGGTTTCCTCTGCCAATTGCATTAGCAATACTTTGTAATCAATTACGTATTGGAATGTTTAAAAAGGTTTTTCAGGTAACTACCTATTTACCACATTTTATTTCTACAATGGTTATGTGCGGAATGATTTTGATTTTCTTGTCACCTAGCAATGGATTAATTTCTAATTTTTTGGGGTTAATTGGGATTGAAATGCCAAATGTTTTGTCAAAGGCATCATTTTTTAGCAGTATCTATGTATGGAGTGATGTATGGCAACATATAGGGTGGGACAGTATCATTTATTTAGCAGCTCTTTCAGCAATTAATCCAACCTATTACGAAGCTGCTACAATGGATGGCGCTAGTAAAATGCAAAAGATTCTTCATATTGATATACCATTACTTTTACCTACCGCGATGATTCTATTAATATTACGTGCAGGCAGTCTCTTGAGTGTAGGATTTGAAAAAGTACTTTTACTACAAAATCCTTTAAATATAGCTGGAAGTGAAGTTATTTCTACCTATGTTTATAAAATAGGGCTACAAAATTTTCAGTATAGCTTGTCAACAGCAATCGGGTTATTCAATACAGTAGTCAATATTGTTATCTTACTTTTAGTGAATTGGATGTCTAAGAAACTAACGAAAACAAGCTTGTTTTAG